A genomic stretch from Pomacea canaliculata isolate SZHN2017 linkage group LG2, ASM307304v1, whole genome shotgun sequence includes:
- the LOC112557429 gene encoding uncharacterized protein LOC112557429, translating to MAGLIITGGRIIDPASGMDTVGDLLIQDGRIAQVGNHNGGASGDSGGAGVSKTLPTTVEANGCIVTPGLIDCHVHAYEHVTPLGLNLDERCLSRGVTTAVDAGSAGCSTLPGLRKFIAEGSACRLYAFLHIAAHGLASAGCAGLLNGGECDSLNQLDVEQCVEAIKNNPDLVVGVKVRITASVADDGRNEQESYRRALQAAQNAAVPLMVHHSFSTIPKVKTEGFLSCPGDMIKGDIHTHTYHNHPGGIVDSSGRVIQDVLDARKRGVLFDVGHGAGSFSWDSLEACARDGFWPDLISTDLHVESMNGPAYDLTSVMTKLLHAGMPLVDVISAVTSKPAAAIGKSNIIGSLKVGMEADVTILRIEECSIELEDTVGQTRKVTKRIVPVRVFRAGKEYPIREYCEYPNLKSKAECLNRAKQYAKLAPTFVRK from the exons ATGGCTGGACTGATAATCACCGGCGGGCGAATAATCGATCCTGCAAGCGGAATGGACACTGTGGGCGACCTACTAATTCAAGATGGACGTATCGCGCAAGTAGGAAATCATAATGGCGGCGCTAGCGGCGACAGTGGTGGCGCGGGGGTCTCGAAAACTTTGCCCACAACCGTAGAAGCAAATGGCTGCATCGTGACCCCTGGCCTCATCGACTGCCACGTTCACGCATACGAGCACGTGACACCTCTGGGTCTGAATTTGGACGAGAGGTGCCTGTCACGTGGTGTAACAACGGCGGTCGATGCAGGCAGTGCAG GATGCAGCACCTTGCCTGGCCTGCGCAAGTTCATCGCCGAGGGCTCTGCCTGTCGTCTCTACGCCTTCCTGCACATCGCGGCTCATGGCTTGGCGTCGGCGGGCTGCGCAGGCTTGT TGAATGGAGGAGAGTGTGATTCTCTAAACCAGCTGGATGTCGAACAGTGTGTTGAGGCCATTAAAAATAATCCGGATCTGGTGGTGGGAGTGAAGGTGCGCATTACGGCTAGTGTTGCAGACGATGGACGTAATGAACAAGAAAGCTACAG GAGAGCACTTCAGGCTGCCCAAAATGCTGCAGTGCCTCTTATGGTGCATCACAGTTTTTCTACCATACCCAAGGTCAAGACTGAAG GATTTCTTAGCTGCCCTGGAGATATGATCAAAGGAGATATTCATACTCATACCTACCACAACCATCCAGGAGGCATTGTTGATTCCTCTGGCAGAGTGATTCAAGATGTACTGGATGCTAGGAAGCGTGGAGTTCTCTTTGATGTTGGACATGGTGCAG GTTCCTTTTCTTGGGATTCCTTGGAGGCTTGTGCTAGAGATGGTTTCTGGCCAGATCTAATCAGCACTGATTTGCATGTTGAAAGCATGAATGGTCCAGCCTATGATTTGACCAGTGTTATGACCAAACTGCTGCATGCTGGTATGCCCTTGGTTGATGTCATCTCTGCAGTGACATCAAAACCAGCAGCTGCCATTGGAAAGAGCAACATCATTGGATCTCTGAAA GTTGGCATGGAGGCAGATGTAACTATTCTACGCATAGAAGAATGCAGTATAGAGCTAGAGGACACAGTAGGACAGACAAGAAAAGTCACCAAGAGAATAGTGCCAGTGAGGGTGTTTCGTGCAGGGAAAGAGTATCCCATTAGAGAGTACTGTGAATATCCCAATCTCAAAAGCAAAGCAGAATGTTTAAACAGAGCTAAGCAGTATGCAAAATTAGCCCCAACTTTTGTCAGAAAATAg